A single region of the Ptychodera flava strain L36383 chromosome 9, AS_Pfla_20210202, whole genome shotgun sequence genome encodes:
- the LOC139141331 gene encoding gamma-aminobutyric acid type B receptor subunit 2-like has protein sequence MERFYDLLTACIDDCVSKIKIRPRKYPIWFTTDLICPLKQKNVADKHYKASQSQESYAVFLEQRKELKQAKKRAYNEYLCDMQDQIIINGKRFWSFVNSRRKNRSLPTSLTYNGSSAVSGTASSPGLSDQERYPLFLRLYPSDTILVPGWEALLRYFRWKKVAIIYEDVEMFSLLMKELVLLFEDHGGYEVLTVEHVQSGFEPTNQIQSLKNHNARIIIILAYPQMTRQITCQAYRMGLYGRKYVWMLPGWLSSNWYLGPDGENGVTCSEEQMKSALEGYLGIKVLSYTKDFNKVNFHGVVSHEINMFTTLFVTITRSEDVKSRQPRGYQILFSRMNIPSCKM, from the exons ATGGAGAGGTTCTACGACCTGCTGACTGCGTGTATTGATGACTGCGTTTCGAAGATCAAAATCCGCCCAAGGAAATATCCAATCTGGTTCACAACGGATCTCATCTGCCCACTCAAACAGAAAAATGTCGCAGATAAACATTACAAGGCATCCCAGTCACAAGAATCGTACGCAGTGTTCCTGGAACAACGCAAAGAATTAAAGCAAGCCAAGAAACGCGCGTACAATGAGTACCTTTGTGACATGCAAGACCAAATTATAATTAATGGTAAACGTTTTTGGTCATTTGTAAATAGTAGACGTAAAAACCGATCTCTGCCAACGTCTCTTACTTACAATGGCAGTAGTGCT GTGTCAGGCACTGCGTCATCTCCAGGTCTCTCCGATCAAGAGAGATATCCTTTATTTTTACGTCTGTATCCGAGCGACACAATATTGGTTCCAGGCTGGGAAGCCTTGTTGAGGTATTTTAGATGGAAGAAAGTGGCGATCATATATGAAGATGTTGAAATGTTTTCTCTG CTTATGAAGGAGTTGGTGCTGTTGTTTGAAGATCATGGTGGTTATGAAGTCTTGACAGTGGAACACGTGCAGAGTGGATTTGAACCAACCAACCAGATTCAAAGTTTAAAG AACCACAATGCCAGGATTATCATCATATTAGCATACCCGCAAATGACGAGACAAATCACCTGTCAG GCCTACCGGATGGGTCTGTACGGTCGGAAATACGTGTGGATGTTACCTGGTTGGCTTAGCAGCAACTGGTACTTAGGACCCGATGGTGAAAATGGAGTAACGTGTAGTGAAGAACAAATGAAGTCAGCCTTGGAAGGGTATCTTGGCATCAAAGTTCTGTCATACACCAAAGACTTCAATAAAGTTAACTTTCATGGAGTGGTGAGTCATGAAATAAACATGTTCACTACACTGTTTGTTACCATCACTCGATCGGAAGACGTGAAAAGTCGACAGCCTAGGGGTTATCAGATTCTGTTCTCACGAATGAATATACCGTCATGTAAAATGTAG